One window from the genome of Lepisosteus oculatus isolate fLepOcu1 chromosome 25, fLepOcu1.hap2, whole genome shotgun sequence encodes:
- the LOC107075526 gene encoding tumor necrosis factor receptor superfamily member 5-like translates to MWNVGEGERKCDTTEWGLKHEQLGECPAPVPVCLPSALLPGQLQGFPGCRRFALEQSVLGCSRKWLGAERPACCPPGEEILGGQCVRAEVSCFPVSQDNRATEQAQKKKTRVNSFIRKTPKPDVTVETTFKESHSSRGCFSAAQMGLTLKLSAAACLLLLAVRLPLAVELRCSLERQYTHKGRCCDMCPPGHYLKKECSNSEGTVCNPCEQGKYSYTWDINKECLSCRVCSQVVVRQCGSTTDAVCGCREGYSCTSDTCEQCVWTKRCGRGQELRTHGSFEFRYECENCTRGTYSDTEGGPCKPWTECHSIGLKPVSPGNHTHNVKCASQVVASFPQLLTVLVIVSALFGLIFTVIFTNVCIWRAKFRRQNSLIRSMTHPLGLGTLLEEPSICPLSEEERGDRPVQENSAKPSLPGKPELE, encoded by the exons aTGTGGAACGTGGGCGAGGGGGAGAGGAAGTGTGACACGACTGAGTGGGGACTGAAACATGAGCAGCTAGGCGAGTGTCCTGCTcctgtacctgtctgtctcccGTCTGCCCTTCTGCCCGGACAGCTGCAGGGGTTTCCCGGCTGTCGAAGGTTTGCTCTTGAGCAGAGCGTCCTGGGCTGCAGTAGAAAGTGGCTGGGGGCAGAGAGGCCAGCCTGTTGCCCACCGGGAGAGGAAATTCTCGGAGGTCAGTGTGTCCGGGCAGAGGTCTCCTGCTTTCCTGTCTCCCAGGACAACAGAGCAACAGAGCaggctcagaaaaaaaagacaagagtCAACAGCTTCATTAGAAAAACCCCCAAGCCTGACGTCACTGTGGAAACTACATTTAAGGAAAGCCACAGCAGCAGAGGCTGTTTCAGCGCAGCGCAGATGGGTCTGACTTTGAAGCTGTCAGCAGCAGcctgcctcctcctcctggCCGTGCGGCTACCCCTCGCAGTGGAGCTCCGATGCAGCCTGgagcgccagtacactcacaaGGGCAGGTGCTGTGACATGTGCCCACCAG GTCACTACCTAAAGAAAGAGTGCAGCAACTCAGAGGGAACTGTTTGCAATCCCTGTGAACAAGGCAAATACTCTTATACATGGGACATCAATAAAGAATGCCTTTCCTGTCGAGTGTGCAGTCAAG TGGTGGTCAGGCAGTGCGGCTCCACGACGGACGCGGTGTGCGGGTGTAGAGAGGGGTACAGCTGCACATCGGACACCTGCGAGCAGTGTGTCTGGACCAAGAGGTGCGGCCGGGGCCAGGAGCTGCGCACACACG GCTCTTTCGAATTCCGATATGAATGTGAAAACTGCACACGTGGCACCTATTCTGACACTGAAGGAGGACCCTGCAAGCCCTGGACAGA GTGTCACAGCATCGGTCTGAAGCCAGTTTCACCCGGCAACCACACCCACAACGTAAAGTGTGCATCACAAG TGGTGGCCAGTTTCCCTCAGCTGCTGACTGTCCTGGTGATCGTCTCTGCTCTGTTCGGCTTGATTTTCACGGTCATCTTCACCAACGTCTGCATCTGGAGAGCGAAATTCCGGAGGCAGAATTCCCTGATCAGATCCA TGACACACCCTCTGGGCCTGGGCACACTGCTGGAAGAGCCCAGCATCTGTCCGCTGTCAGAGGAGGAGCGCGGGGACCGGCCCGTTCAGGAGAACAGCGCCAAGCCCAGCCTGCCGGGCAAGCCCGAGCTGGAGTGA